A genomic region of Colletotrichum destructivum chromosome 5, complete sequence contains the following coding sequences:
- a CDS encoding Putative mycotoxin biosynthesis protein UstYa, translating to MAYAMMEKSPRSSLSSLSSEKATAEPEIEDLLEHKAGSGRIRWSPRLSITLSFSVLLNAALIAALAILLRGRHGPSRPPWVPPERVDKHIFLSQPIFGQGPNDTTEDRWAMLMPKGNGWINVTVDDGELPYMPGLDRSLPEQKARLSVFHQLHCLYMARDAFIHARDGHVERVNVAHLSECWDYLRQGIMCAGDTTLEWKQANASGSEFWGYQHNCKDYALLFMFAEQYRATEDHSLRGEY from the exons ATGGCGTATGCTATGATGGAGAAATCTCCCCGGTCGTCATTGTCGTCACTGTCGTCGGAAAAGGCCACCGCGGAGCCCGAGATTGAGGATCTGCTGGAGCACAAGGCGGGGTCCGGCAGAATCAGATGGTCTCCCAGACTATCCATCACGCTCTCCTTTTCCGTATTGCTTAACGCAGCGCTCATCGCCGCTCTCGCGATCCTTCTACGGGGACGCCATGGGCCGAGCCGGCCTCCGTGGGTGCCGCCAGAGAGGGTCGACAAACACATCTTTCTATCCCAACCGATATTCGGCCAGGGGCCCAATGACACTACCGAGGACAGGTGGGCCATGTTGATGCCAA AAGGCAACGGCTGGATCAACGTGACAGTAGACGATGGCGAGCTGCCTTACATGCCAGGGCTAGACCGTTCTTTGCCCGAGCAAAAGGCGCGCTTATCTGTCTTTCACCAACTGCATTGCCTG TACATGGCAAGAGATGCATTCATCCATGCGCGGGATGGACATGTGGAGAGAGTCAACGTCGCCCACTTATCGGAGTGCTGGGACTATCTCCGCCAGGGCATCATGTGTGCGGGTGACACGACACTCGAGTGGAAGCAGGCCAACGCGAGTGGGAGCGAGTTCTGGGGATATCAGCACAATTGTAAAGACTACGCGCTGCTATTTATGTTTGCGGAGCAGTATCGCGCCACGGAGGACCACTCGCTCCGGGGTGAGTATTGA
- a CDS encoding Putative mycotoxin biosynthesis protein UstYa — MSSVDSIPKLSHSTEADEETTRLLNQVHEQAAWRRERRRLRWAAWLCFTTTVLFAGLSAWLTARRPYLDYFGSFDTGYATDLKAAAKHIELQVTTFEGTPGFMDDGTEYIPGREDGTQRLQYTGTPSREIDINWYNLHLGEGHFFIVTEDEAREAWGPEYVKYWEPRAGGYVATYDHIRKAFHPEAYHDPNPVHGVLHRDHCIESLLQLLVCTADLTPIPSMYRLGLGTNYINTDRPHTCRNFPKIVNFVKNRFNGTSRVEPYAEAGWKKQP; from the exons ATGTCGTCCGTGGATTCCATCCCCAAACTAAGCCACAGCACGGAAGCCGACGAAGAGACAACCCGGCTTCTAAACCAGGTCCATGAACAAGCAGCATGGCGACGTGAGAGACGCCGCCTGAGATGGGCCGCGTGGCTATGTTTCACGACCACTGTGCTATTCGCCGGGCTCTCGGCCTGGCTCACTGCGAGGCGGCCATATCTGGACTACTTTGGGTCGTTTGATACGGGATACGCGACGGACCTCA AAGCAGCAGCCAAACATATCGAGCTACAAGTAACGACTTTCGAGGGTACCCCAGGCTTCATGGACGACGGGACCGAATACATACCTGGGCGAGAGGATGGAACGCAAAGACTCCAATACACGGGCACGCCAAGCAGAGAAATCGACATCAACTGGTACAATCTTCATTTGGGCGAGG GCCACTTTTTCATCGTCACCGAGGACGAAGCTCGAGAAGCATGGGGTCCGGAATATGTGAAGTACTGGGAACCAAGAGCAGGAGGCTACGTCGCCACGTAC GACCATATTCGTAAAGCCTTTCATCCCGAGGCCTATCACGACCCGAATCCTGTCCATGGGGTCTTGCACAGGGACCACTGCATCGAGtcgctgctgcagctgctcgtGTGCACCGCCGACCTGACACCGATCCCATCCATGTACCGTCTCGGGCTGGGAACCAACTACATCAACACGGACCGCCCGCACACCTGCCGCAACTTCCCCAAGATTGTAAACTTTGTGAAGAACAGGTTCAACGGGACTTCCCGTGTGGAACCGTACGCCGAGGCTGGCTGGAAGAAGCAACCCTAG